The genome window GCGCCCGGCGTCAGCGGCCTCGGCCGCTGCGACGAGGCCGGCAAGGCCATGACCCACGACGACGATGTCCGCAACGTCACTCATGGGTGGGACTCTAGCCAGCGGCGGGCAGGCCCATCGCCGATCGGCGCTTCGCGCCTCATGGCTCAGTCGCTCGGCGCAAGCCCCACGACTTCGTCGCGGGCTTGACCTCGCTCCATCGCCTCTCTCATGCCGCGCGTGGCGAGCTGGTCGGCGAGCTCGTTGTCGGGGACCCCCGCGTGACCCTTCACCCAGAACCACTCGACCTCGTGCCGGGCGCACGCCGCATCGAGTCGCTCCCAGAGGTCGGCGTTCTTGACCGGCTGCTTGGCCGAGGTCTTCCAACCGTTCTTCTTCCAGTTCTTCATCCACGACGTGATCCCGCCGCGCACGTACTGCGAGTCGGTGTGGATCTGCACCCGCGAGGGCCGGGTGAGCGCCTCGAGCGCCATGATCGGCGCGGTCAGCTCCATCCGGTTGTTGGTGGTGGGCTCCGGTGAGCCACCGAACATCTCACGCACGTGCTCGCCGTAACGGAGCACCGCGCCCCAGCCACCCGGCCCGGGGTTCGGCGTGCAGCCGCCGTCGGTGTGGACGACGACGACCTGGTCCGACTTCTCCACCCGATCCGACATGGCTCGCAGCCTAGGACACCCGCTCGGCGAGACGAGCCCGGAGGCCGGCCTCACACCCGGCCATCATCCGCTCGTGGTTCCACAGCAGCACCGGCCTCCCGACGTACGCCGCCAGCGCGAGCAGCCCGGAGACGGAGACCTCCTGGTGGAAGTCGAGCCGCGTCCCGTCAGGCGTCGAGGCGAGTGAGAAGCGCGCGAAACCGGCCAGGTCGCCCGCCAGCGCCACCTCCACCACCGGAGGGACACGCGAGACCGCGGTCAGCACGAGGTCGAGCAGGTAGGGCAACGAGGAGCGGCAGAGGACGCGGGCGTTGTCGTCGTCGATCTTCGCGACCGCGACGACCTGCGGCCACCACTCGGGATAGTGCTCCAGGTCGGTGAGGACCGCCGCGACCTCGTCGACGGGGGCGGGGACGGCACAGCTCCGGGTCAGGATGAAGGCGCGCCTCACCTGCACAGGATCACAGAGGGGCGGTGAGCGGTCGGCTCAATAAGCACCGCGGCCCGAGATGACGGCCGCGACGGTCCGGGCAAGGAGCAGGAAGTCCCGTCGGAGAGTCCATGCCGTCACGTACCCGAGGTCGAGGAGCTTGCTCTGGTCGTAGTCGAGCTCGCTGCGACCCGAGACCTGCCACGGGCCGGTGAGGCCGGGGCGCACCTGGTGGCGGCCGACCATGTCGCGGCAGTAGAGCGCCACCTCGCTGGGCAGCGCAGGACGGGGGCCGACGAGGCTCATGTCACCGCGGAGCACGTTGAACAGCTGCGGGAGCTCGTCCAGCGACCAGCGCCGGAGCACCCGGCCGACGCGCGTCACCCGCGGGTCGTCCTTGAGCTTGAAGAGGACCCCGTTGCCGTCGTCCTCGCCGGGCGCCGCGACGACGGGCAGGAGCGCCTCGGCCCCGGTGACCATCGTCCGGAACTTGAGGCACCAGAAGAGCCTGCCGTGACGACCCACCCGATGCTGCCGGAAGAGGATCGGCCCCGGGCTGTCGACCCGGACGGCGATCGCCAGGACGACGAGCAGCGGAGCGAGTACGACGAGGGCAGCTGTGGCGGCGACGACGTCCATCGTCCGCTTGATGGCCCAGCGCGCGCGGGCGGCTGGCCCCACGATGTGGGCGAAGCCGCGGCGGCGGTCATCGCGAGCGCTTCGTAGCACCGTTTCTCCTGGTGTCCGGTCGGTCCTCACCGACCCAACGACGCAGGGCGTTCGATGTTACTCAGCTCACAAGGGTCATTTCTTCTTGCCGTCGTACTGGCCCGGAACGGACCAGGCCGTGTTGCCGGCCTGATAGTCCGCGACGCGGGCAGCGATCATCTCCGCGACGAGCGCCTCAGGGATCTCCTGGTCCCAGCGGAACTTCAGCGAGCCCTCGATCGCCTCGAGTCCGGTGGCCGCCGCCTTCTCCTTCCACTGCGCGAAGAAGAGCACGGGGAAACGGATCGCACAGTGGTTCTTGAAGGACTGCAGGGTCCAGGCCATCGTCGCGCCGGCGTACGCCGGGAAGTTGTACTTCAGTGCCTCGTGGAGCTCGGTGCCCTCGCAGCCGGCGAGGCTGAGCTCGCGCAGCTGGGTGAGGTGCGGGAGCTGGTGCGGCTCGAGGCGCTCGAAGAACTCCTCGACACTGGCGACCTTGGGAGCGGGCATGGCCACAGGTTAGCGAGACCGGGACGCCTTGGGACCGCGGTCCCGGTTCTTTACCGACCCCTCAGGTCAGGGCCCCTGCGTGCGGATTGGGTATCCCGTGCTTGCTCCGACACCCGGTTCGCCCTCCCCCGCCACCGAGGCCTCCCTGGCCCAGCCGACCCTTCCGCTGTGGCGACGGGTGAGCATCCGCCAGAAGCTCTGGGCGATGGCGGCGATCGCCGTCGTGGTCTTCATCGCGATGACGACGATCGGGGTCCTGCGGGTGGGGCCGGCAATCGACGCGAACGACACGAACGCGGTCTCCGCGAAGTCCATCGCCGCCACCAACGCCTCGTACGCCGCCTGGATCAGCAGTGACGACGTCGTGCAGTCGATCGCCAGCGCCAAGGCGCTCTCCCACGACCAGCCGGGCCTGATGCAGGACCTGATCGACCTGTGCACCGACTACAACAAGACGGCGCTCGACGAGCTCGACAAGGCGATCGCGCTGACCAGCGCGCCGGCGGCTCGGACGGCGCTGACCCAGCTCAAGACGAAGGTCGCCGGTTACCGCGACACCATCGAACTGCCCGCCATCGAGCTCTTCAAGCAGGGCAAGGTCCAGGACGCGGCCGCCAAGGCGATCGTGGACGGCTACGACCCCTACGACGCGGTCGACCAGGGCTACACCGGACTGACGAAGCTCGCCGCCAAGAACAGCGCCACCCGCTCGGCGGGGATCCGCAGCGACCTCAGCTCGCTGCGCACCACTCTTGCCGCGGTCGCCGTCCTCGGCTCGCTGCTCTTCATCGCCATCGCCTTCATGATCATCCGCTCGATCACCCGTCCGCTCGGCAAGGTCGTCGACGCCCTGCGCGCCATCTCGGGCGGTGCGCGCGACGAGTCGGCCCGCGTCGAGCACGACAACCGCGACGAGATCGGCCAGATCGCCTCGGCGGTGGACGTCGTCGTCGACGAGCTCATCGCCGGCGAGCGCGCGGCCCGCGACGCCGAGGCCGCCCGCGTGGCGCGCCTCGAGCAGGAGAAGGCCACTGCCGAGCGCGAGGCCCAGCTCGAGATGGAGCGTCTCGAGGCTGCGCGTGCTGCGGAGGAGGCGGAGCGTGAGCGCCAGGCGGCCGAGGAGCGCCGTGAGCGTGCGGCCGCCGAGACCCTCGCCGAGGCCGAGCGCGCCGCTGAGGCCGCCGCCCGTGAGGCGCAGGCCGAGCGCGAGCGACTCGAGCGTGAGGCCGCCGAAGCCCGTGCCGAGGAGGAGCGTGCTCGGGTCGAGGCCGAGCGGGACCGCGAGCGCGCCGCCGCGGAGGCGGAGGCGGAGCGTGAGCGTGCCGCCCTGGCCGCGGAGGCCGAGCGCCAGCGCCAGGCCGCCGAGGAGGCAGCCGACCTGAAGCGTCGTGTCGAGGTGCTCCTCGCCTACGCCGCGCAGCTCAGCGACGGTGACTTCACCGCGACGCTCGACCTGCGGTCGGACGACGAGGTCGGCCAGATCGCCGACGCGCTGCGTGGCCTGGCGTCGACGTTGCGGTCGAGCCTCGCGATGATCGGGCAGACGGCCAACGCCGTCGCCTCCTCCTCCGAGCAGCTCAACGTCGTCGCCAACGGCATGGCAGGTACGGCGGGCAGCAGCGCCGACCTCGCCGGCAACGTGTCCGCGGCGGCCGAGCAGGTCAGTGCCAACATCGCGACCGTCGCCTCGGCGACGGAGGAGATGACGGCGTCGATCCGCGAGATCGCCCGCAACGCCACCAACGCCACCTCCGTGGCCTCTAACGCGGTGCAGGTCGCCGACACCGCCCGCCGGACGGTCACGGCCCTGGGTGACTCGAGCGCCGAGATCGGTGCGGTCATCAAGGTGATCACCGCGATCGCGCAGCAGACCAACCTGCTCGCCCTCAACGCCACCATCGAGGCCGCACGGGCGGGCGACGCCGGCAAGGGCTTCGCCGTCGTGGCCAACGAGGTCAAGGAGCTCGCCGAGCAGACCTCGAGGGCGACTGTCGAGATCGCCGCCTTGATCACGACGATCCAGGGCGACACCGGCTCCGCGGTCGAGGCGATCGCGCAGATCAGCTCAGTGATCGACCAGATCAGCCAGATCCAGGGCACCATCGCCGCGGCCGTCGAGGAGCAGACCGCGACGACCAACGAGATCGCCCGCTCCGTCACCGAGGTCGCCACCGGCGCCACAGGCATCGCGAAGGACGTCACCCAGGTCGCCTCGGCCGCCGGGGCCACGCGCCAGGGCGCAGCGGACACCACGATCGCTGCCGGTTCCCTCGCCGGCAT of Nocardioides sp. Kera G14 contains these proteins:
- a CDS encoding DUF1801 domain-containing protein, which produces MPAPKVASVEEFFERLEPHQLPHLTQLRELSLAGCEGTELHEALKYNFPAYAGATMAWTLQSFKNHCAIRFPVLFFAQWKEKAAATGLEAIEGSLKFRWDQEIPEALVAEMIAARVADYQAGNTAWSVPGQYDGKKK
- a CDS encoding methyl-accepting chemotaxis protein, producing the protein MLAPTPGSPSPATEASLAQPTLPLWRRVSIRQKLWAMAAIAVVVFIAMTTIGVLRVGPAIDANDTNAVSAKSIAATNASYAAWISSDDVVQSIASAKALSHDQPGLMQDLIDLCTDYNKTALDELDKAIALTSAPAARTALTQLKTKVAGYRDTIELPAIELFKQGKVQDAAAKAIVDGYDPYDAVDQGYTGLTKLAAKNSATRSAGIRSDLSSLRTTLAAVAVLGSLLFIAIAFMIIRSITRPLGKVVDALRAISGGARDESARVEHDNRDEIGQIASAVDVVVDELIAGERAARDAEAARVARLEQEKATAEREAQLEMERLEAARAAEEAERERQAAEERRERAAAETLAEAERAAEAAAREAQAERERLEREAAEARAEEERARVEAERDRERAAAEAEAERERAALAAEAERQRQAAEEAADLKRRVEVLLAYAAQLSDGDFTATLDLRSDDEVGQIADALRGLASTLRSSLAMIGQTANAVASSSEQLNVVANGMAGTAGSSADLAGNVSAAAEQVSANIATVASATEEMTASIREIARNATNATSVASNAVQVADTARRTVTALGDSSAEIGAVIKVITAIAQQTNLLALNATIEAARAGDAGKGFAVVANEVKELAEQTSRATVEIAALITTIQGDTGSAVEAIAQISSVIDQISQIQGTIAAAVEEQTATTNEIARSVTEVATGATGIAKDVTQVASAAGATRQGAADTTIAAGSLAGMATELDALLGQYTY
- a CDS encoding SRPBCC family protein, whose translation is MRRAFILTRSCAVPAPVDEVAAVLTDLEHYPEWWPQVVAVAKIDDDNARVLCRSSLPYLLDLVLTAVSRVPPVVEVALAGDLAGFARFSLASTPDGTRLDFHQEVSVSGLLALAAYVGRPVLLWNHERMMAGCEAGLRARLAERVS
- a CDS encoding sugar transferase, translating into MLRSARDDRRRGFAHIVGPAARARWAIKRTMDVVAATAALVVLAPLLVVLAIAVRVDSPGPILFRQHRVGRHGRLFWCLKFRTMVTGAEALLPVVAAPGEDDGNGVLFKLKDDPRVTRVGRVLRRWSLDELPQLFNVLRGDMSLVGPRPALPSEVALYCRDMVGRHQVRPGLTGPWQVSGRSELDYDQSKLLDLGYVTAWTLRRDFLLLARTVAAVISGRGAY
- the rnhA gene encoding ribonuclease HI, whose protein sequence is MSDRVEKSDQVVVVHTDGGCTPNPGPGGWGAVLRYGEHVREMFGGSPEPTTNNRMELTAPIMALEALTRPSRVQIHTDSQYVRGGITSWMKNWKKNGWKTSAKQPVKNADLWERLDAACARHEVEWFWVKGHAGVPDNELADQLATRGMREAMERGQARDEVVGLAPSD